A window of the Pseudoliparis swirei isolate HS2019 ecotype Mariana Trench chromosome 13, NWPU_hadal_v1, whole genome shotgun sequence genome harbors these coding sequences:
- the ndufa4b gene encoding cytochrome c oxidase subunit NDUFA4, whose protein sequence is MLAGIAKQLKNHPALIPLFFFIGGGGAMSMLYLGRLALRNPAVSWDHKNNPEPWNNMPPDHQYKLFSINTDYSKLKKEGPDF, encoded by the exons ATGTTGGCCGGCATCGCCAAGCAGCTCAAGAACCATCCAGCT ctcatccccctcttcttcttcatcggtGGCGGGGGCGCCATGAGCATGCTGTACTTGGGTCGTCTGGCTCTGAGAAACCCTGCTGTCTC ATGGGATCACAAGAACAACCCTGAGCCCTGGAACAACATGCCGCCCGATCATCAGTACAAA CTCTTCTCAATTAACACTGACTACTCCAAGCTGAAGAAGGAAGGGCCTGATTTCTAA